A region of Athene noctua chromosome 10, bAthNoc1.hap1.1, whole genome shotgun sequence DNA encodes the following proteins:
- the SELENOK gene encoding selenoprotein K, translating into MRLAAGRAARPVAVTGQAAAAAMVYISNGQVLDNQSRAPWRLSSITDFFWSIADFVVLFFQSIIQPDLRRRGYTSSSYSGYNDRRGPPAHPRRRMGRINHWGGGPSPPPMAGGGUGR; encoded by the exons ATGCGCCTGGCGGCCGGGCGCGCAGCGCGGCCGGTGGCGGTGACGGGgcaggccgcggccgccgccatggTGTACATCTCCAACG GACAAGTTTTGGATAACCAGAGCCGGGCTCCTTGGCGTTTGTCATCTATAACAGATTTCTTCTGGTCAATAGCAGATTTTGTGGTTCTGTT tttccagaGCATTATTCAACCAGATTTGAGAAGAAGAGGCTACACATCTTCTTCCTACTCAGGATACAATGATAGAAGAGG GCCTCCAGCACATCCTCGTCGGAGGATGGGTCGAATAAATCACTGGGGTGGAGGCCCCAGTCCACCACCAATGGCTGGAGGTGGATGAGGAAGGTAA